A window of the Haloarcula litorea genome harbors these coding sequences:
- a CDS encoding ribbon-helix-helix domain-containing protein — protein MERVTLRIPKQQIEEVEQMVETGEYPNRSEAIRSAVREMLAEQEGSERASEKSKRKKRTWARA, from the coding sequence ATGGAGCGTGTGACACTACGGATTCCGAAGCAGCAGATCGAAGAGGTCGAACAGATGGTCGAGACGGGGGAGTACCCCAACCGGAGCGAGGCGATCCGGTCGGCCGTCCGGGAGATGCTCGCCGAGCAGGAGGGCTCCGAGCGTGCCTCCGAGAAGAGCAAGCGCAAGAAGCGCACGTGGGCGAGGGCCTGA